In Rhododendron vialii isolate Sample 1 chromosome 9a, ASM3025357v1, the following are encoded in one genomic region:
- the LOC131300701 gene encoding uncharacterized protein LOC131300701 isoform X2, producing MTPAKPLTDIDRDSNMHSSPKVAAHIVNRILLAKSSGKDTMGISNSLDAIIKVEDPCDEQITAQADASDIKIAEDPEATDYSSSFDGTVSGTENCAEMSDVEVESCFGGDNGFPFDGFSSVFPMRKKKLTTHWRRFVRPLMWRCKWTELKIKQFQSQASKYSTELAAYDQKQLELDHLTSENFASKPLPFTVQSHGNKTMKRRKRKRVEDTTDVTLYMSQHKLFSYNENNTSDPDSTFVAEEFSNPVFAEKNNTSRDEGGTCNDSSFYESKDGNESLEEILHRIETVHSRVHKLKSQLVVVIGENGMKLSSSENLSLLVPCDGQNSSAHSPTFSACNGDTTSLGALNIPNQNLSEYDIGDFMLPESMFSSYGEGIFVPDIIESTVSVLSSADVTIHQSQIGDSCEDIMDNVIHYQQAELEIKQTTEKHREPEGSGQEESSDPSPFPASEPDLPPITSTLNEQSRLTSCLGSEIHFPKSKRKRGERKAGSGNWSR from the exons ATGACTCCAGCTAAACCATTGACAGATATTGATCGGGATAGTAATATGCATTCCTCTCCAAAAGTGGCAGCCCACATTGTGAACAGGATTTTGTTGGCCAAATCATCTGGGAAGGATACAATGGGCATAAGTAATTCTCTTGATGCTATCATCAAAGTGGAAGATCCATGTGATGAACAAATTACGGCTCAAGCGGATGCCAGTGACATCAAGATAGCTGAAGACCCAGAGGCAACTGACTATTCAAGCTCTTTTGATGGCACAGTATCTGGGACAGAGAATTGTGCTGAAATGAGTGATGTGGAAGTTGAATCATGCTTTGGTGGCGACAATGGTTTCCCATTTGATGGTTTTAGTAGTGTGTTTCCAATGAG GAAAAAGAAGTTGACCACTCACTGGAGGAGATTTGTACGTCCGCTGATGTGGCGCTGCAAATGGACAGAATTGAAAATTAAGCAATTTCAATCTCAGGCATCTAAGTATTCCACAGAGCTTGCAGCATATGATCAGAAACAGTTGGAATTAGATCATTTAACGTCAGAAAATTTCGCTTCAAAGCCATTGCCATTTACTGTTCAAAGCCATGGGAACAAGACCatgaagagaaggaaaagaaagagagttgAAGATACAACTGATGTCACTTTATATATGTCACAGCATAAACTTTTCTCCTACAATG AAAATAATACGTCTGACCCAGATAGCACTTTTGTGGCTGAAGAATTCAGTAATCCAG TGTTTGCAGAAAAAAATAACACCAGTCGTGATGAAGGTGGCACCTGCAATGATAGTTCATTTTATGAATCTAAAGATGGTAATGAATCCTTGGAGGAAATTCTTCATAGGATTGAAACAGTACACTCTCGCGTTCACAAGCTTAAGTCTCAACTTGTCGTGGTAATTGGTGAAAATGGAATGAAGTTGTCCTCCTCAGAGAATTTGAGCCTTCTTGTGCCCTGTGATGGACAGAATAGCTCTGCTCATAGTCCTACTTTCTCTGCATGCAATGGGGACACAACATCATTGGGAGCTCTGaatattccaaatcaaaatttatCAGAATACGACATCGGAGATTTCATGCTGCCTGAAAGCATGTTCTCGAGCTACGGAGAGGGTATTTTTGTTCCAGATATTATTGAAAGCACAGTTAGTGTGTTATCCTCGGCTGACGTCACCATCCATCAGTCGCAGATTGGAGATTCGTGTGAAGAT ATTATGGATAATGTCATACATTATCAACAAGCGGAACTAGAGATTAAGCAAACCACAGAGAAGCACCGGGAACCAGAAGGAAGCGGACAAGAAGAAAGCAGCGATCCTTCTCCATTTCCGGCTTCAGAACCTGACCTTCCACCGATAACGTCCACACTTAATGAACAATCAAGACTGACATCATGTTTAGGATCAGAAATCCATTTCCCCAAGTCTAAAAGAAAGCGAGGGGAGCGTAAAGCTGGTTCGGGCAATTGGAGCCGGTGA
- the LOC131300701 gene encoding uncharacterized protein LOC131300701 isoform X1 encodes MTPAKPLTDIDRDSNMHSSPKVAAHIVNRILLAKSSGKDTMGISNSLDAIIKVEDPCDEQITAQADASDIKIAEDPEATDYSSSFDGTVSGTENCAEMSDVEVESCFGGDNGFPFDGFSSVFPMRKKKLTTHWRRFVRPLMWRCKWTELKIKQFQSQASKYSTELAAYDQKQLELDHLTSENFASKPLPFTVQSHGNKTMKRRKRKRVEDTTDVTLYMSQHKLFSYNENNTSDPDSTFVAEEFSNPVFAEKNNTSRDEGGTCNDSSFYESKDGNESLEEILHRIETVHSRVHKLKSQLVVVIGENGMKLSSSENLSLLVPCDGQNSSAHSPTFSACNGDTTSLGALNIPNQNLSEYDIGDFMLPESMFSSYGEGIFVPDIIESTVSVLSSADVTIHQSQIGDSCEDQIMDNVIHYQQAELEIKQTTEKHREPEGSGQEESSDPSPFPASEPDLPPITSTLNEQSRLTSCLGSEIHFPKSKRKRGERKAGSGNWSR; translated from the exons ATGACTCCAGCTAAACCATTGACAGATATTGATCGGGATAGTAATATGCATTCCTCTCCAAAAGTGGCAGCCCACATTGTGAACAGGATTTTGTTGGCCAAATCATCTGGGAAGGATACAATGGGCATAAGTAATTCTCTTGATGCTATCATCAAAGTGGAAGATCCATGTGATGAACAAATTACGGCTCAAGCGGATGCCAGTGACATCAAGATAGCTGAAGACCCAGAGGCAACTGACTATTCAAGCTCTTTTGATGGCACAGTATCTGGGACAGAGAATTGTGCTGAAATGAGTGATGTGGAAGTTGAATCATGCTTTGGTGGCGACAATGGTTTCCCATTTGATGGTTTTAGTAGTGTGTTTCCAATGAG GAAAAAGAAGTTGACCACTCACTGGAGGAGATTTGTACGTCCGCTGATGTGGCGCTGCAAATGGACAGAATTGAAAATTAAGCAATTTCAATCTCAGGCATCTAAGTATTCCACAGAGCTTGCAGCATATGATCAGAAACAGTTGGAATTAGATCATTTAACGTCAGAAAATTTCGCTTCAAAGCCATTGCCATTTACTGTTCAAAGCCATGGGAACAAGACCatgaagagaaggaaaagaaagagagttgAAGATACAACTGATGTCACTTTATATATGTCACAGCATAAACTTTTCTCCTACAATG AAAATAATACGTCTGACCCAGATAGCACTTTTGTGGCTGAAGAATTCAGTAATCCAG TGTTTGCAGAAAAAAATAACACCAGTCGTGATGAAGGTGGCACCTGCAATGATAGTTCATTTTATGAATCTAAAGATGGTAATGAATCCTTGGAGGAAATTCTTCATAGGATTGAAACAGTACACTCTCGCGTTCACAAGCTTAAGTCTCAACTTGTCGTGGTAATTGGTGAAAATGGAATGAAGTTGTCCTCCTCAGAGAATTTGAGCCTTCTTGTGCCCTGTGATGGACAGAATAGCTCTGCTCATAGTCCTACTTTCTCTGCATGCAATGGGGACACAACATCATTGGGAGCTCTGaatattccaaatcaaaatttatCAGAATACGACATCGGAGATTTCATGCTGCCTGAAAGCATGTTCTCGAGCTACGGAGAGGGTATTTTTGTTCCAGATATTATTGAAAGCACAGTTAGTGTGTTATCCTCGGCTGACGTCACCATCCATCAGTCGCAGATTGGAGATTCGTGTGAAGAT CAGATTATGGATAATGTCATACATTATCAACAAGCGGAACTAGAGATTAAGCAAACCACAGAGAAGCACCGGGAACCAGAAGGAAGCGGACAAGAAGAAAGCAGCGATCCTTCTCCATTTCCGGCTTCAGAACCTGACCTTCCACCGATAACGTCCACACTTAATGAACAATCAAGACTGACATCATGTTTAGGATCAGAAATCCATTTCCCCAAGTCTAAAAGAAAGCGAGGGGAGCGTAAAGCTGGTTCGGGCAATTGGAGCCGGTGA